A genome region from Manihot esculenta cultivar AM560-2 chromosome 5, M.esculenta_v8, whole genome shotgun sequence includes the following:
- the LOC110616307 gene encoding probable WRKY transcription factor 53 — MEKAMDCEQKILISELNQGKELAERLRKHLNSISSPESRQFLVEQILSSYEKALSMLNWGAPAVEITPTITTLESPCYYANCSPGSDVSDQDCKDQCHKNIYKKRKTEPRWTEQVKVISGTGLEGPVDDGYNWRKYGQKDILGANFPRGYYRCTHRHSQGCLATKQVQRSDQDPTIFEVTYRGRHTCFQTSRFAIASTSLINAKSKLDKEGCQLEEQEQKSKLLKELSFNFTEELKSQEWNTEDDIFHLFSFPETTIGSGDEENDIFKESMLENNILGSLSTAFISPATSDSSYLAMSPCHMNNLGIDHNVRTPESNSASTSGTNSPIGDWDLLDNVDFDTNFPLDNPELLA, encoded by the exons ATGGAGAAGGCCATGGACTGCGAGCAGAAGATTCTCATCAGTGAGCTCAACCAAGGGAAAGAGTTAGCAGAGCGGCTAAGGAAGCATCTGAACTCTATTTCTTCGCCTGAATCCCGTCAATTTCTTGTTGAGCAGATACTTTCTTCTTATGAAAAAGCACTTTCTATGCTAAATTGGGGTGCTCCTGCTGTTGAGATTACGCCCACTATTACTACATTGGAATCACCTTGCTACTACGCCAATTGCAGCCCTGGAAGTGATGTCTCAGATCAAGACTGCAAGGATCAATGTCACAAAAATATTTACAAGAAGAG AAAGACAGAACCCAGATGGACTGAACAAGTGAAGGTTATTTCAGGGACAGGTCTGGAAGGACCAGTTGATGATGGTTATAACTGGAGAAAATATGGCCAGAAAGATATTCTTGGAGCTAATTTTCCAAG AGGATACTACAGATGTACTCACCGTCACTCACAAGGTTGTCTGGCTACGAAACAAGTTCAAAGATCAGATCAGGACCCCACAATTTTTGAAGTCACTTATCGAGGAAGACATACCTGTTTTCAAACCTCTCGTTTTGCTATAGCCTCAACATCCTTGATAAATGCCAAGTCGAAACTAGACAAAGAAGGTTGTCAATTAGAAGAACAAGAACAAAAATCAAAGTTATTAAAAGAGTTGTCTTTCAACTTCACAGAAGAACTTAAAAGTCAGGAGTGGAACACTGAAGATGACATATTTCACTTATTTTCCTTTCCGGAAACAACCATAGGGAGTGGAGATGaggaaaatgatatttttaaggAGTCTATGctggaaaataatattttgggtagTCTTTCTACTGCATTTATATCTCCGGCCACTTCTGACTCTAGCTACTTGGCGATGTCTCCGTGCCACATGAACAACTTAGGAATAGACCACAATGTAAGAACGCCGGAATCTAATTCAGCCTCAACTTCCGGTACCAATTCGCCAATTGGAGATTGGGACTTATTAGATAACGTGGATTTTGACACCAATTTTCCTCTGGATAATCCAGAATTATTGGCTTAA